One Gemmatimonadota bacterium DNA window includes the following coding sequences:
- a CDS encoding outer membrane beta-barrel protein, which translates to MKTWTRIRIRSLAATAALPALLAAAPVAGQTPDGFLFGSPHGSVAFRIGYAAPMAGSQVFDFVRDELTLETSDFRGPSLGGEIAVHVTDRVDVGVDFSYSNTETRSEFRDWTDTNDLPIEQVTQFQRMPLAATIRYHLMDRGRRISSLAWVPATWNAYVGAGAGVTWYHFEQVGDFVDFDTLDIFGDRFVSDGTATSVHALAGLDYTLTPRVVLNGEARYQYAKGDMGPDFLGFDKLDLSGMQATVGLRFRF; encoded by the coding sequence GTGAAGACCTGGACCCGTATCCGCATCCGCTCGCTCGCCGCTACGGCGGCCCTGCCTGCGCTCCTGGCCGCCGCGCCCGTCGCCGGCCAGACGCCCGACGGGTTCCTGTTCGGCTCCCCGCACGGCTCGGTGGCGTTCCGCATCGGCTACGCCGCCCCCATGGCGGGCAGCCAGGTCTTCGACTTCGTCCGCGACGAGTTGACGTTGGAGACGAGCGACTTCCGCGGGCCGTCCCTGGGCGGCGAGATCGCGGTGCACGTGACCGACCGCGTGGACGTCGGGGTGGACTTCTCCTACAGCAACACGGAGACGCGGTCGGAATTCCGCGACTGGACGGACACGAACGATCTCCCCATCGAGCAGGTGACGCAGTTCCAGCGCATGCCGCTCGCGGCCACGATCCGCTACCACCTGATGGATCGGGGCCGGCGCATCTCCTCGCTGGCGTGGGTTCCTGCCACCTGGAACGCGTACGTGGGCGCCGGCGCGGGCGTGACCTGGTACCATTTCGAGCAGGTGGGCGACTTCGTCGATTTCGACACGCTCGACATCTTCGGGGACCGCTTCGTCTCGGACGGCACGGCCACCTCGGTGCACGCGCTGGCCGGCCTGGACTACACGCTGACCCCCCGGGTGGTGCTGAACGGCGAGGCCCGCTATCAGTACGCCAAGGGCGACATGGGGCCCGACTTCCTGGGCTTCGACAAGCTGGACCTCTCGGGCATGCAGGCCACCGTCGGTCTGCGCTTCCGCTTCTAG
- a CDS encoding SRPBCC family protein: MRRWLLYGLLSVVGLALLAIGVGFLLPVDHQAVSRADFTQPDSAVWAAVRDMGRYPEWWSDLESAERAGAGGGAAVVGEADPALAGLETWVQSGPRVGTLMIHIEEDDPPRRLVTRIGEGLPFGGRWIYEVEPAPGGSRLTITEAGEIYNPVFRVVSRFLLGYHGTMDSYLRDLGRHFGQEVVPEHVVAAGG; the protein is encoded by the coding sequence ATGCGCCGTTGGCTGCTCTATGGGCTCCTGTCCGTCGTGGGGCTGGCTCTCCTGGCCATCGGGGTGGGGTTCCTCCTCCCCGTGGACCACCAGGCCGTGAGCCGGGCCGACTTCACCCAACCGGATTCCGCCGTATGGGCGGCGGTTCGCGACATGGGCCGCTATCCCGAATGGTGGTCCGACCTGGAGTCGGCCGAGCGGGCCGGAGCGGGCGGGGGCGCCGCCGTCGTCGGGGAGGCCGACCCGGCCCTGGCCGGGCTCGAGACCTGGGTGCAGTCGGGGCCCCGGGTGGGCACGCTGATGATCCATATCGAGGAGGACGATCCGCCCCGTCGGCTCGTCACCCGCATCGGGGAGGGTCTGCCGTTCGGGGGGCGGTGGATCTACGAGGTGGAGCCGGCACCGGGCGGCAGCCGTCTGACCATCACCGAGGCCGGGGAGATCTACAACCCGGTCTTCCGCGTGGTCTCCCGGTTCCTCCTGGGCTACCACGGCACCATGGACTCCTACCTTCGCGACCTGGGCCGTCACTTCGGCCAGGAGGTGGTACCGGAGCACGTGGTGGCCGCGGGCGGCTGA